In a genomic window of Rhopalosiphum maidis isolate BTI-1 chromosome 4, ASM367621v3, whole genome shotgun sequence:
- the LOC113549042 gene encoding polycomb group RING finger protein 3 — translation MEKLIKLKTLNCHITCKICRGYLVDATTVTECLHTFCKSCLVKHLEENNSCPTCQIVIHQSHPLQYISFDRTMQDIVFKLVPGLQLDEIKREREFYRIRGLPYPKEVPAGTEIDDDKTAQDQAAADSDYHRTDEQVNIGLECVASHLKSLKKKFLRVSSQATITHLKKFIAVKVLDGSDKYRDIDILCNDELLGKDHTLKFVYVTRWRFREPPLKLQYRPKLDL, via the exons atggaaaaactgattaaattaaaaactcttaaTTGTCATATAACGTGTAAAATATGTAGAGGATATTTAGTGGATGCAACAACAGTAACAGAATGCTTACATACAT tttgcaAAAGCTGTCTTGTGAAACATTTAGAAGAAAACAACAGTTGTCCTACTTGTCAAATTGTTATACACCAATCACATCCATTGCAGTATATAAGTTTTGATCGTACAATGCaggatattgtatttaaattagtgcCTGGGCTTCAGTTAG ATGAAATTAAGCGTGAAAGAGAATTCTATAGAATCAGAGGTCTACCATACCCTAAAGAAGTCCCGGCTGGTACTGAAATTGATGATGATAAGACAGCACAAGATCAAGCTGCAGCAGATTCTGATTACCATAGAACAGATGAACAA GTAAATATCGGATTGGAATGTGTTGCATCTCACTTGAAATCGTTAAAGAAAAAGTTCCTAAGAGTGTCATCTCAGGCCACTATTACACATCTTAAGAAATTCATTGCTGTGAAAGTACTTGATGGATCAGATAAATACAGAGAC attgATATATTGTGTAATGATGAATTATTGGGAAAAGATCATActcttaaatttgtatatgtaACAAGATGGCGATTCAGAGAACCTCCTTTAAAACTTCAGTATAGGCCAAAATtagatttgtaa
- the LOC113547990 gene encoding mitotic checkpoint protein BUB3 encodes MIGESRSEFRLKNPPEDGISSVKFGPNSSQFLLVSSWDCSVRLYDVQANSMRTKYTHDRPVLDVSFQDAVHSFSGGLDNKLKMYDLNSNSESVLGSHDNAVRCVEYSNEVNVVLSGGWDGNVKMWDTRTSQCVGTLPQPDKVFTMSNVGEKLVVGTAGRKVFVWDLRNTAYIMQRRESNLKFQTRCIRCSPNKQGYVLSSIEGRVAVEYFDTAPEIQKKKYAFKCHRIKDNDIECIYPVNAISFHQVFNTFATGGSDGYVNIWDGFNKKRLCQFHRYNTGITSLCFSHDGSSLAIGSSYMYEQDVHPDPIPENNVYIRYVTDQETKPK; translated from the exons ATGATAGGCGAGTCCAGATCAGAGTTTAGACTTAAAAACCCGCCAGAAGATGGAATATCATCTGTAAAGTTTGGACCTAATTCATCTCAGTTTTTATTAGTATCATCTTGGGACTGTTCAGTTCGACTTTATGATGTCCAGGCGAATAGCATGCGTACAAAGTATACACATGATCGGCCAGTATTGGATGTTAGCTTTCAG gatGCAGTTCATTCATTTAGTGGTGGTCTGGAtaacaagttaaaaatgtatgatttaaatagtaactcag aaaGTGTCCTAGGCTCACATGATAATGCGGTACGCTGTGTTGAGTATTCAAATGAAGTAAATGTAGTTTTATCTGGTGGTTGGGATGGTAATGTTAAAATGTGGGACACAAGAACATCTCAATGTGTTGGAACTCTCCCTCAACCAGACAAA gttTTTACTATGAGTAATGTAGGTGAAAAACTTGTTGTTGGTACTGCTGGAAGAAAAGTATTTGTTTGGGATTTAAGAAACACGGCATATATAATGCAAAGGAgagaatcaaatttaaagtttcaaaCAAGATGTATACGTTGTTCACCAAATAAACAAGGTTATGTGTTAAGTAGTATTGAAGGAAGGGTAGctgttgaatattttgatacagcTCCAGAAATTCAGAAGAAAAAGTATGCTTTTAAATGTCATAGAATAAAAGATAATGATATTGAATGCATTTACCCTGTAAATGCTATcag TTTTCATcaagtatttaatacatttgccACTGGTGGTTCTGAtggatatgtaaatatttgggatggttttaataaaaaaagattatgtCAATTTCATCGTTACAATACAGGAATTACATCTCTATGCTTTAGTCATGATG GTTCATCTTTGGCCATTGGTAGTTCTTATATGTATGAACAAGACGTACATCCAGATCCAATAccagaaaataatgtttatattagatatgttACTGATCAAGAAACCAAacctaaatag